From Curtobacterium sp. SGAir0471, the proteins below share one genomic window:
- the cydC gene encoding thiol reductant ABC exporter subunit CydC encodes MSREARPTSVLRLALPHGAGWAKAVSAGTLSAVCAVALLAASGYLITRAAEQPPILYLTLVMVGVRAFALGRAALRYVDRLAGHDASFRQLAVVRTEMYRRLASVAPAGLGATGRGDLLTRLVTDTDRLQDLPIRVVGPLVSAAVVALLSVVAVAVVWWPAAVVLVVALALAALLGTVATLAVARRSDRETAAERGRVADLVLDTVRTLDVFTAYGTLPDRLAAVAALDARVTRAVRRRATVESLVGALVSLVGGGAVVGVLAVGAPAVVSGALGGPLWALAVFVPLALFEVVGGVPLAVLTLRRVRAAAERVEQVVPAVLPDGIVPEPDAPADPAELVVDGPVRVALRDVTVRWPGAATPAVDRVSLDLQPGEVVVLEGPSGAGKSTLVDALVRFVDHEGSYTLDGVEARTMHPDAVRARVGLVEQDPFVFDQSVRQNLLFARDTATDAELVDVLDRVGLGPWGERRGGLDAPVGERGGLLSGGQAHRLALARALLHAFPVLVLDEPTADVDPDLGDAVLRDLVGAARQAGRTVLVVSHVPVPADLVDRTLRMRDGRLVTDGAARSIR; translated from the coding sequence ATGAGCCGGGAGGCCCGTCCCACCTCCGTCCTGCGGCTGGCCCTGCCGCACGGGGCCGGTTGGGCGAAGGCGGTGTCCGCCGGCACGCTCAGTGCGGTCTGCGCGGTCGCGCTCCTCGCCGCGAGCGGCTACCTCATCACCCGTGCGGCCGAGCAGCCACCGATCCTGTACCTGACGCTCGTCATGGTCGGGGTGCGCGCGTTCGCCCTCGGCCGTGCAGCGCTGCGCTACGTCGACCGGCTCGCCGGGCACGACGCGTCCTTCCGCCAGCTCGCCGTCGTCCGGACCGAGATGTACCGACGGCTCGCCTCGGTCGCGCCGGCCGGGCTCGGGGCCACCGGGCGCGGCGACCTGCTCACCCGGCTCGTCACCGACACCGACCGGCTGCAGGACCTGCCGATCCGGGTGGTCGGGCCGCTCGTCTCGGCGGCCGTCGTCGCCCTGCTCTCGGTCGTGGCGGTCGCGGTGGTCTGGTGGCCGGCGGCGGTCGTCCTCGTCGTCGCCCTCGCGCTCGCCGCGCTGCTCGGCACGGTCGCGACGCTCGCCGTCGCGCGTCGGTCGGACCGCGAGACGGCCGCCGAGCGAGGACGCGTGGCCGACCTGGTGCTCGACACCGTCCGGACCCTCGACGTGTTCACCGCGTACGGCACGCTGCCCGACCGCCTCGCGGCCGTGGCGGCGCTCGACGCACGCGTGACCCGAGCCGTCCGGCGTCGCGCGACCGTCGAGTCGCTCGTCGGGGCGCTCGTCAGCCTGGTCGGTGGGGGCGCGGTGGTCGGGGTCCTCGCGGTCGGCGCGCCCGCGGTCGTCTCGGGTGCCCTGGGCGGTCCGCTCTGGGCGCTCGCCGTCTTCGTGCCCCTCGCGCTCTTCGAGGTCGTCGGCGGGGTGCCGCTCGCCGTCCTGACGCTCCGACGGGTCCGTGCCGCCGCGGAACGCGTCGAGCAGGTCGTGCCCGCGGTGCTGCCGGACGGCATCGTGCCGGAGCCGGACGCACCGGCCGATCCGGCGGAGCTCGTCGTCGACGGGCCGGTCCGGGTGGCGCTGCGCGACGTGACGGTGCGGTGGCCCGGTGCAGCGACGCCGGCGGTCGACCGGGTGTCGCTCGACCTGCAGCCGGGTGAGGTCGTCGTGCTCGAGGGCCCGAGCGGCGCCGGGAAGTCGACGCTCGTGGACGCCCTGGTGCGGTTCGTCGACCACGAGGGCTCCTACACGCTCGACGGGGTCGAGGCCCGGACGATGCACCCCGACGCGGTCCGCGCCCGGGTCGGTCTGGTGGAGCAGGACCCGTTCGTGTTCGACCAGTCGGTGCGGCAGAACCTGCTGTTCGCGCGCGACACCGCCACGGACGCCGAGCTCGTCGACGTGCTCGACCGCGTGGGGCTCGGACCGTGGGGCGAACGGCGCGGCGGGCTGGACGCCCCGGTGGGGGAGCGTGGCGGGCTGCTGTCCGGCGGACAGGCGCACCGGCTCGCGCTCGCCCGAGCGCTGCTGCACGCCTTCCCGGTGCTGGTGCTCGACGAGCCGACGGCCGACGTCGACCCGGACCTCGGCGACGCCGTGCTGCGTGACCTCGTCGGTGCCGCGCGGCAGGCCGGTCGCACGGTCCTCGTCGTGTCGCACGTGCCGGTGCCGGCCGACCTCGTGGACCGGACCCTGCGGATGCGTGACGGGCGCCTGGTCACGGACGGAGCCGCCCGCTCGATCCGGTGA
- the leuS gene encoding leucine--tRNA ligase, whose amino-acid sequence MTTEHSTAHSTEHDAVDPDAYDFRRIQEKWQPRWEELGLFTTDLDDSRPRKYILEMFPYPSGDLHMGHAENWALGDFVARYWRQQGFNVLHPIGWDSFGLPAENAAIKRGVDPAEWTYANIEQQKASFKRYAPSFDWTTEIHTSDPEYYKWNQWLFLKMYEKGLAYRKDSWVNWDPVDQTVLANEQVLPDGTSDRSGAVVVKKKLTQWYFAITKYADRLLDDLNQLEGRWPAKVIAQQRNWIGRSVGADVDFVIEGRDEPVTVFTTRPDTIHGVTFLVVAPDSDLAAELVSSAEPAVREAFDEYLTATQKTSEIDRQNADRPKTGVPLGRSAIHPLTGERLPIWAADYVLADYGHGAVMAVPAHDQRDLDFARAFDLPVQVVVDTNQPVTGAIPVIPEGATLEDLPALDPVATGEALTGQGRMINSGPLDGMSKQHAITAAISLLEERGTGRAAKTYRLRDWLISRQRFWGTPIPIIHGADGTEHPVPMDQLPVRLPSTEGLDLKPKGTSPLGGATDWVNVPNPVDGTPATRDTDTMDTFVDSSWYFLRFLSAQDDTQAFDPEAARKWAPVDQYIGGIEHAILHLLYARFVTKVLFDLGYLDFTEPFSALLNQGMVLSGGSKMSKSKGGVSLGDELDANGVDAIRLVMGFAGPPEDDINWEDVSPSASARFLARAYRLALDVTSTPDAVWADGDRALRQVTHRFLADAPGMMEAFKFNVVIARLMDLVNVTRKAVDSGPGAGDPAVREAVETIALALAVFAPYTGEEMWEKLGYEATVATYGWRKADPTLLVQDTLTAVVQVNGKVRDSFEVSKSIEADELEQLARASANVQRYIGDREIVKVIVRAPKLVNIAIKG is encoded by the coding sequence GTGACCACCGAGCACTCCACTGCGCACTCGACCGAGCACGACGCCGTCGACCCGGACGCCTACGACTTCCGCCGCATCCAGGAGAAGTGGCAGCCCCGCTGGGAGGAGCTCGGGCTCTTCACGACCGACCTCGACGACTCGCGCCCGCGCAAGTACATCCTCGAGATGTTCCCGTACCCGTCCGGCGACCTGCACATGGGGCACGCCGAGAACTGGGCGCTCGGAGACTTCGTGGCGCGCTACTGGCGGCAGCAGGGCTTCAACGTCCTGCACCCCATCGGCTGGGACTCCTTCGGGCTGCCCGCCGAGAACGCGGCGATCAAGCGCGGCGTCGACCCGGCGGAGTGGACGTACGCGAACATCGAGCAGCAGAAGGCGTCGTTCAAGCGGTACGCGCCGTCGTTCGACTGGACGACCGAGATCCACACCTCGGACCCCGAGTACTACAAGTGGAACCAGTGGCTGTTCCTGAAGATGTACGAGAAGGGCCTGGCCTACCGGAAGGACAGCTGGGTCAACTGGGACCCGGTGGACCAGACCGTGCTCGCGAACGAGCAGGTGCTGCCCGACGGCACCTCGGACCGCTCCGGCGCCGTCGTCGTCAAGAAGAAGCTGACGCAGTGGTACTTCGCGATCACGAAGTACGCCGACCGACTGCTCGACGACCTCAACCAGCTCGAGGGTCGGTGGCCGGCGAAGGTCATCGCGCAGCAGCGCAACTGGATCGGCCGCTCGGTCGGTGCCGACGTCGACTTCGTCATCGAGGGGCGCGACGAGCCCGTCACGGTGTTCACCACGCGGCCGGACACGATCCACGGGGTGACGTTCCTGGTCGTGGCACCGGACTCCGACCTGGCGGCGGAGCTGGTGTCGTCTGCCGAGCCCGCGGTGCGCGAGGCGTTCGACGAGTACCTGACCGCGACGCAGAAGACCTCGGAGATCGACCGGCAGAACGCCGACCGGCCGAAGACCGGCGTACCGCTCGGTCGCTCCGCGATCCACCCGCTCACGGGGGAGCGCCTGCCGATCTGGGCTGCCGACTACGTCCTCGCCGACTACGGCCACGGCGCCGTCATGGCCGTGCCGGCGCACGACCAGCGCGACCTCGACTTCGCCCGGGCGTTCGACCTGCCGGTGCAGGTCGTCGTCGACACCAACCAGCCGGTGACCGGCGCGATCCCGGTGATCCCCGAGGGCGCGACGCTCGAGGACCTGCCCGCCCTCGACCCGGTGGCGACCGGCGAGGCGCTGACCGGCCAGGGCCGGATGATCAACTCCGGACCGCTCGACGGCATGTCGAAGCAGCACGCGATCACCGCCGCGATCTCCCTGCTCGAGGAGCGCGGGACCGGCCGGGCCGCGAAGACCTACCGCCTGCGCGACTGGCTCATCTCGCGCCAGCGTTTCTGGGGCACCCCGATCCCGATCATCCACGGCGCCGACGGCACCGAGCACCCCGTCCCGATGGACCAGCTGCCGGTGCGCCTGCCGTCGACCGAGGGCCTCGACCTGAAGCCGAAGGGGACCTCGCCGCTCGGCGGGGCAACCGACTGGGTGAACGTGCCGAACCCGGTCGACGGCACCCCGGCGACGCGCGACACCGACACGATGGACACGTTCGTCGACTCGTCGTGGTACTTCCTGCGCTTCCTGTCCGCCCAGGACGACACGCAGGCGTTCGACCCCGAGGCCGCGCGGAAGTGGGCGCCGGTCGACCAGTACATCGGCGGCATCGAGCACGCGATCCTGCACCTGCTGTATGCGCGCTTCGTCACGAAGGTGCTGTTCGACCTCGGCTACCTCGACTTCACCGAGCCGTTCTCGGCGCTGCTCAACCAGGGCATGGTGCTGTCCGGCGGCTCGAAGATGTCGAAGTCGAAGGGCGGTGTCTCGCTCGGTGACGAGCTCGACGCGAACGGTGTCGACGCGATCCGTCTCGTGATGGGCTTCGCCGGTCCGCCGGAGGACGACATCAACTGGGAGGACGTGTCACCGTCGGCGTCCGCGCGCTTCCTCGCCCGCGCCTACCGTCTGGCGCTCGACGTCACGTCGACCCCCGACGCCGTGTGGGCCGACGGCGACCGCGCCCTGCGCCAGGTGACGCACCGGTTCCTCGCCGATGCGCCGGGGATGATGGAGGCGTTCAAGTTCAACGTCGTGATCGCGCGCCTGATGGACCTGGTCAACGTCACCCGCAAGGCCGTCGACAGCGGCCCCGGTGCCGGCGACCCGGCCGTACGCGAGGCCGTCGAGACGATCGCCCTCGCCCTCGCCGTCTTCGCGCCGTACACCGGCGAGGAGATGTGGGAGAAGCTGGGCTACGAGGCGACCGTCGCCACGTACGGCTGGCGGAAGGCCGACCCGACGCTCCTCGTGCAGGACACCCTCACCGCGGTCGTGCAGGTCAACGGCAAGGTGCGGGACTCGTTCGAGGTGTCGAAGTCGATCGAGGCCGACGAGCTCGAGCAGCTCGCGCGCGCGTCGGCGAACGTGCAGCGGTACATCGGCGACCGCGAGATCGTGAAGGTCATCGTGCGGGCGCCGAAGCTCGTGAACATCGCGATCAAGGGCTGA
- a CDS encoding ComEA family DNA-binding protein: MTASSPGRPGGGSWMSRFALSPRTAVVLAAVVVVLALVVVALGTLGTHSSAGVTVTSGPSSAAVSGGPDGVPDAGASARSKAGSGEVSGTASGSPTPAVVSVYVVGAVARAGVVEVPAGTRVDEALQRAGGATGDADLARLNLARPVVDGERLYVPRIGEGPVPDALRPDAPGVGGSGGGGSGAGGAAGGSGAGGEDAAAAVVDLNTADQATLETLPGIGPALAARILAWREEHGGFTAVDDLLQVSGIGETRLAELRDRVRV; this comes from the coding sequence ATGACTGCTTCGTCTCCTGGACGGCCCGGTGGCGGGTCGTGGATGTCCCGGTTCGCGCTGTCGCCGCGGACGGCCGTGGTGCTGGCTGCGGTGGTGGTCGTGCTCGCCCTGGTGGTCGTCGCCCTCGGCACGCTCGGGACGCACTCGTCGGCCGGTGTGACGGTGACGAGCGGCCCGTCGTCGGCGGCGGTCAGCGGGGGCCCCGACGGCGTGCCGGATGCGGGTGCCTCGGCCCGGTCGAAGGCGGGCTCCGGCGAGGTCTCCGGCACGGCCTCCGGCTCGCCGACCCCGGCGGTGGTCTCCGTGTACGTGGTCGGCGCGGTCGCCCGGGCCGGGGTCGTCGAGGTCCCCGCCGGGACGCGCGTGGACGAGGCGCTGCAGCGTGCCGGGGGTGCCACGGGCGACGCCGACCTCGCGCGGCTCAACCTCGCTCGTCCGGTGGTGGACGGGGAGCGTCTGTACGTGCCGCGGATCGGCGAGGGACCGGTACCCGACGCGCTCCGGCCGGATGCGCCGGGGGTTGGTGGCTCGGGTGGCGGGGGGTCAGGCGCCGGCGGTGCCGCAGGGGGCAGCGGCGCGGGCGGTGAGGACGCCGCTGCGGCTGTCGTCGACCTGAACACCGCCGACCAAGCGACGCTCGAGACGCTGCCGGGCATCGGCCCGGCACTCGCGGCGCGCATCCTGGCGTGGCGGGAGGAGCACGGCGGCTTCACGGCCGTGGACGACCTGCTCCAGGTCAGCGGCATCGGGGAGACGCGGCTCGCCGAGCTGCGCGACCGGGTCCGGGTCTGA
- a CDS encoding ComEC/Rec2 family competence protein — protein sequence MFAWVEAVLLVGTPCASWWCAASAGAVGLVVVLVLVVLARSGRHDRSGTDDEGAVVPDPSSGDRGAAVRGVLGVALITAGCCALVAVAVAVGAPERSPGALVDRSGRTVSVEVVLTRDLAATDRSTTGTMRALDSVGGLAVPVRVVPGERLLAAAGSTLRVRGTVQLDDDGSPTAAVVFLRGRPLVVPPTGLLAWTDRVRQAFVTVTDGLPEPGGALLRGLAIGDRSGLDPATEAAMETTALTHLTAVSGSNCAVLVALVVAGCRAFGLPRVVRVVVAVGFLVAFVVLVRPDPSIVRAAVMAVIVLAVRLSGRPLRGVPLLALTVLGMLVVDPWYARAPAFALSVLATGGIIVLAPPLTALLAERWGRAVAAAVAIPVAAQLACWPVTVVLAPSLPTYAVPANLLTEPLAPVVTLTGLLACLLAPVWPWGAGVVAHVAWAPAAAIGAIAHGVAALPAATLDWPAGPLGAATAGTASTALAAAVLADRRRRTSALVAAGAVVAIGLGVVAVPRLVVRSTVPGDWSVVACDVGQGDAVLVRDGAGPVALVDTGDDEGLLLRCLDLLGVDRIDLLVLTHFDRDHVGAVGAVADRVARALVGRIGRPEDDRVVEELDRAGVEVHTADNGTSGTLGALDWRLAWPPAGSPGSGNDASLVLETMRGAACTACVTGVFLGDLGERAQRRLRRIVEPHPDVVKVAHHGSADQDPALYRQLAAPIGLIGVGADNTYGHPTASALDALRAAGTTAFRTDEQGTIVVSRSADGALQVWTERTAPPPSAPALGANVPAAATVRMVAAPSATGRPVAVPSATVRTVAAASAAARRIGPGPDQLAPEPTEGTHARQEAHARRRQDRPGAVVRRPTGARRARHRARAVPGRACEQRPP from the coding sequence GTGTTCGCGTGGGTCGAAGCCGTGCTGCTCGTCGGGACGCCGTGCGCCTCGTGGTGGTGTGCTGCGTCGGCCGGGGCGGTCGGCCTCGTCGTCGTCCTGGTGCTCGTGGTGCTCGCGCGGTCCGGACGGCACGACAGGTCCGGCACCGACGACGAGGGCGCCGTGGTCCCCGACCCGTCGTCGGGCGACCGCGGGGCGGCGGTGCGCGGTGTGCTCGGCGTCGCCCTGATCACCGCCGGTTGCTGTGCGCTGGTCGCGGTGGCCGTCGCGGTGGGTGCGCCCGAGCGGTCGCCGGGGGCACTCGTCGACCGGTCGGGGCGGACCGTGTCCGTCGAGGTCGTGCTCACCCGGGACCTCGCCGCCACCGACCGGTCCACGACGGGCACGATGCGTGCGCTCGACTCCGTCGGTGGGCTCGCTGTCCCGGTGCGCGTGGTTCCCGGCGAGCGGCTCCTTGCGGCGGCCGGGTCGACGCTCCGCGTGCGCGGGACGGTGCAGCTCGACGACGACGGGTCCCCGACCGCCGCGGTGGTCTTCCTGCGCGGACGTCCGCTGGTCGTGCCACCGACCGGGCTGCTCGCGTGGACGGACCGCGTTCGGCAGGCGTTCGTGACCGTGACGGACGGGCTGCCCGAACCCGGCGGTGCGCTCCTGCGCGGCTTGGCGATCGGGGACCGCAGCGGTCTCGATCCGGCGACCGAGGCCGCGATGGAGACCACCGCGTTGACGCACCTGACGGCGGTGTCCGGGTCGAACTGCGCCGTCCTCGTCGCGCTCGTCGTGGCCGGGTGTCGAGCGTTCGGGCTCCCGCGGGTGGTCCGGGTGGTCGTGGCCGTCGGGTTCCTCGTGGCGTTCGTGGTGCTCGTGCGCCCGGATCCGTCGATCGTGCGCGCGGCGGTGATGGCGGTCATCGTGCTGGCCGTCCGGCTCTCCGGTCGACCGCTCCGCGGGGTCCCGCTGCTGGCGCTGACGGTGCTCGGCATGCTGGTGGTCGATCCCTGGTACGCCAGGGCTCCAGCGTTCGCGCTGTCGGTGCTCGCTACGGGCGGCATCATCGTGCTCGCCCCGCCGCTGACCGCGCTGCTCGCCGAGCGGTGGGGTCGAGCCGTGGCCGCTGCCGTGGCGATCCCGGTCGCGGCACAGCTCGCGTGCTGGCCGGTGACGGTCGTGCTCGCCCCGTCGCTGCCGACCTACGCCGTGCCCGCGAACCTGCTGACGGAGCCCCTCGCGCCGGTCGTCACCCTGACCGGACTCCTCGCCTGCCTGCTCGCTCCGGTGTGGCCCTGGGGCGCCGGGGTGGTCGCCCACGTCGCCTGGGCGCCCGCCGCGGCGATCGGCGCGATCGCACACGGTGTCGCGGCGCTGCCCGCGGCGACACTCGACTGGCCGGCCGGACCGCTCGGCGCCGCGACGGCGGGGACGGCGAGCACGGCGTTGGCCGCTGCCGTGCTCGCGGACCGGCGCCGACGGACATCGGCGCTGGTGGCAGCCGGGGCCGTCGTCGCCATCGGCCTCGGGGTCGTGGCGGTCCCGCGGCTCGTCGTGCGGTCGACCGTTCCCGGGGACTGGTCGGTCGTCGCGTGCGACGTCGGCCAGGGCGACGCCGTCCTGGTCCGAGACGGCGCCGGGCCGGTCGCGCTCGTCGACACCGGGGACGACGAGGGACTGCTGCTCCGGTGCCTCGACCTGCTCGGGGTCGACCGCATCGACCTGCTGGTGCTCACCCACTTCGACCGCGACCACGTCGGCGCGGTCGGGGCCGTGGCGGACCGGGTGGCGCGGGCACTCGTCGGGCGGATCGGCCGGCCCGAGGACGACCGCGTCGTCGAGGAGCTCGACCGGGCGGGCGTCGAGGTCCACACCGCCGACAACGGGACGTCGGGCACCCTCGGCGCCCTGGACTGGCGGCTGGCGTGGCCGCCGGCCGGTTCGCCGGGCTCCGGCAACGACGCGAGTCTCGTTCTCGAGACGATGCGCGGCGCCGCGTGCACCGCGTGTGTGACGGGAGTGTTCCTCGGCGATCTCGGGGAGCGCGCGCAACGGCGGCTCCGACGGATCGTGGAGCCGCACCCCGACGTGGTGAAGGTCGCCCACCACGGGTCCGCCGACCAGGACCCTGCGCTGTACCGGCAGCTCGCGGCGCCGATCGGGCTCATCGGCGTCGGCGCCGACAACACCTACGGGCACCCCACGGCGTCGGCGCTCGACGCCCTCCGCGCGGCGGGGACGACCGCGTTCCGCACCGACGAGCAGGGCACCATCGTGGTCTCGCGCTCGGCCGACGGTGCACTGCAGGTCTGGACCGAGCGGACGGCTCCGCCGCCGTCGGCGCCCGCGCTGGGCGCGAACGTGCCGGCTGCTGCGACAGTCCGGATGGTGGCTGCTCCGTCGGCGACGGGCCGGCCGGTGGCTGTTCCGTCGGCAACGGTCAGGACGGTGGCGGCTGCGTCGGCGGCGGCCCGTAGGATCGGACCAGGCCCCGACCAGCTCGCCCCGGAGCCGACGGAAGGAACGCATGCCCGCCAAGAAGCCCACGCGCGCCGCCGCCAAGATCGACCAGGTGCCGTGGTCCGGCGTCCGACCGGCGCCCGTCGTGCTCGTCACCGGGCCCGAGCAGTTCCTGGCCGAGCGTGCGAGCAGCGTCCTCCGTGA
- the holA gene encoding DNA polymerase III subunit delta has product MPWSGVRPAPVVLVTGPEQFLAERASSVLRDLLVGEDPALEVHDLEADQYAPGLLATLASPSLFGEPRLVRVTNVEKCTDAFITETISYLQAPADDVTLVLRHGGGVRGKKLLDTIRSGVGGGVEVQCDELKRDTDKIDFVNAEFRAARRKIAPSAVRTLVAAFSDDLAELAAACRQLLADEAEEITDRTVDKYYGGRVETNAFKVADIALAGRSAPAIVELRHALATGEAPVPIVAAFASKVRTMAKVSAFRGPSGQAASALGMAPWQVQRAQRDVAGWSEAGLANAITSIAAADTAVKGGSRDAHYALEVMVRTIARRGEER; this is encoded by the coding sequence GTGCCGTGGTCCGGCGTCCGACCGGCGCCCGTCGTGCTCGTCACCGGGCCCGAGCAGTTCCTGGCCGAGCGTGCGAGCAGCGTCCTCCGTGACCTGCTCGTCGGCGAGGACCCGGCGCTCGAGGTGCACGACCTCGAGGCGGACCAGTACGCCCCGGGCCTCCTGGCGACGCTCGCGAGCCCGTCGCTCTTCGGTGAACCGCGACTCGTGCGGGTGACGAACGTCGAGAAGTGCACCGACGCCTTCATCACCGAGACGATCTCGTACCTGCAGGCGCCCGCCGACGACGTCACGCTGGTCCTCCGCCACGGTGGCGGCGTGCGGGGCAAGAAGCTGCTCGACACCATCCGCAGCGGCGTCGGCGGGGGCGTCGAGGTCCAGTGCGACGAGCTCAAGCGCGACACCGACAAGATCGACTTCGTCAACGCCGAGTTCCGGGCCGCCCGGCGGAAGATCGCGCCCTCGGCGGTCCGCACGCTCGTCGCGGCGTTCTCGGACGACCTCGCGGAGCTCGCGGCCGCCTGTCGGCAGCTGCTGGCGGACGAGGCCGAGGAGATCACCGACCGGACCGTCGACAAGTACTACGGCGGCCGCGTCGAGACGAACGCGTTCAAGGTCGCGGACATCGCGCTCGCGGGCCGCTCGGCCCCGGCGATCGTCGAGCTGCGGCACGCCCTGGCGACGGGGGAGGCACCCGTGCCGATCGTCGCCGCGTTCGCGAGCAAGGTCCGCACGATGGCGAAGGTCAGCGCCTTCCGCGGGCCGAGCGGTCAGGCGGCGTCCGCGCTCGGCATGGCGCCGTGGCAGGTCCAGCGCGCGCAGCGCGACGTCGCGGGGTGGAGCGAGGCGGGGCTGGCGAACGCGATCACGAGCATCGCGGCGGCGGACACCGCGGTGAAGGGCGGGTCGCGCGACGCGCACTACGCGCTCGAGGTCATGGTCCGGACCATCGCTCGACGCGGCGAGGAGCGCTGA
- the rpsT gene encoding 30S ribosomal protein S20, translating into MANIKSQMKRIKTNLKAQERNKAYRSELKTVIRHTNEAVVAGDKDKAVAALALASKKLDKAVSKGVIHKNQAANRKSAIAKKVSAL; encoded by the coding sequence ATGGCGAACATCAAGTCGCAGATGAAGCGCATCAAGACCAACCTCAAGGCCCAGGAGCGCAACAAGGCCTACCGCTCGGAGCTCAAGACGGTCATCCGTCACACGAACGAGGCCGTCGTCGCCGGCGACAAGGACAAGGCCGTCGCGGCCCTGGCCCTCGCGTCGAAGAAGCTCGACAAGGCCGTGAGCAAGGGCGTCATCCACAAGAACCAGGCGGCGAACCGCAAGTCGGCCATCGCCAAGAAGGTCTCCGCGCTCTGA
- a CDS encoding pyridoxal phosphate-dependent aminotransferase, with amino-acid sequence MPSLAPRIDSVPASGIRRVYEQAALLRADGTDVAMLVIGEPDVPVAPHIGEAARRAWTEDRTDYTPNGGVTPLREAIRDKLRRENRIDVDVEQVWMTIGATQALFQAMTLVLSPGDEVLVPDPGYTTFTMNAHIIGATPVPYRLEPQHDFEPDLEALEASITEHTRAIVVNSPSNPLGSVFGEETLRALLALAKRHDLWVVSDEVYEYFTHGTRHVSIAALDEDDRVFTAFSLSKTYAMTGVRVGYLVTPKGMGPTMRTTQEAMISCVAEPDQWAALAAIVGDHQAVQDAREHYRANLAVAKEVLDAAGIRYLDPRGAFYLWIDVSHASQGDVAEWALAFLHREHVAVAPGSAFGRSGEGWIRVCLAATVEDLRRGLGALPAPVSVTV; translated from the coding sequence GTGCCCTCACTCGCCCCGCGCATCGACTCCGTCCCGGCCTCCGGCATCCGCCGCGTCTACGAGCAGGCCGCCCTGCTCCGCGCGGACGGCACCGACGTGGCGATGCTCGTCATCGGCGAGCCCGACGTGCCGGTCGCCCCGCACATCGGCGAGGCCGCCCGCCGCGCCTGGACCGAGGACCGCACCGACTACACGCCGAACGGCGGCGTCACGCCGCTCCGCGAGGCGATCCGCGACAAGCTCCGCCGCGAGAACCGCATCGACGTCGACGTCGAGCAGGTCTGGATGACGATCGGCGCGACCCAGGCGCTGTTCCAGGCGATGACCCTCGTGCTGAGCCCGGGCGACGAGGTCCTCGTGCCGGACCCCGGCTACACGACCTTCACGATGAACGCGCACATCATCGGGGCGACCCCGGTGCCGTACCGGCTCGAGCCACAGCACGACTTCGAGCCGGACCTCGAGGCGCTCGAGGCGAGCATCACCGAGCACACCCGCGCCATCGTGGTGAACTCGCCGTCGAACCCGCTCGGCTCGGTGTTCGGCGAGGAGACCCTCCGCGCCCTGCTCGCACTGGCGAAACGGCACGACCTCTGGGTGGTCAGCGACGAGGTCTACGAGTACTTCACCCACGGCACGCGCCACGTCAGCATCGCGGCGCTCGACGAGGACGACCGGGTCTTCACCGCCTTCTCGCTGAGCAAGACGTACGCGATGACCGGCGTCCGCGTCGGCTACCTGGTGACGCCGAAGGGCATGGGGCCGACGATGCGCACGACGCAGGAGGCCATGATCAGCTGCGTCGCCGAGCCGGACCAGTGGGCCGCCCTCGCGGCGATCGTGGGCGACCACCAGGCCGTGCAGGACGCGCGCGAGCACTACCGGGCGAACCTCGCCGTCGCGAAGGAGGTCCTCGACGCGGCGGGCATCCGCTACCTCGACCCGCGCGGCGCCTTCTACCTGTGGATCGACGTCTCGCACGCCTCGCAGGGCGACGTCGCTGAGTGGGCGCTCGCGTTCCTGCACCGCGAGCACGTCGCGGTCGCGCCGGGCAGTGCGTTCGGTCGCTCCGGCGAGGGCTGGATCCGGGTCTGC